GATGAGCATGAGTGAGTTTTTAATCATTACCATGTCCTTGACTGCGAACAGGAACTTGGCCACCGCTGGGAAGTCGTTGTAGAGGGTTAGGTACTCCAGCCCATCAAAGTACACAACAACTGGCCCACGCTGCTCCATGAACTGGAGAATCTTTCCCTGGATGACGTGGAGTTTTGAGGGGTCGATAGAATTCTCGACGTCTGCCCTCGACAGCCAGAGGAACTCGTCCGGCTGAACTCCGAACTTCTCGACCCACTCTTCGCGGGACTTTCTGCTGACGACTATCAGGCCACTGGAGACTTCTTTAAGAATGTGGAACAACTGAGCGGAGGGCTCTTTGCGCAGTGAATACCCTCCATGTAGGGGAAGTTCCTTTTCTCTAGTCTCATTTCTTTCTGGAGTTTTTTGAGCTGTGCTCCTTTCTTTAACCCCTTCCGGTTTCTCAATACTAGTTGCTACTGCCCTTAAACTCAGGAATATCGTGGACAAAATTGCAGCATATGAGAGGGTGTAGAATATCACCATCAAAAACCAGAGGGGCCTCGGGGTGAGTGAGTCTATAATTGCACTCACAGAGCCCAGACCAAAGAACAGAAGCGAGATAAGGGTTCTTTTGGCGAGGCTCTTCCCCGGCTCTGGGACTCTTTTGTAGTAGTACAACGCCCGGTATATACCAATGAGTGCCCCGAGAAGTAGCAACCATCCCGCTATGAAGCCGTTGAAATTAATCGGGTTAACCATTGCTAGCCTCCAAATTTTGTTATCCACGTTATCCCTAAAAACCTTGCCCAACTTTGACTTCTTGTTCTGAATAAAAGCTCTATTAGGGCATCATTTCCAGTACGGCTCCCTCATAAGAACGGCCCTTTTGAAGATTTCAACTATCTCCTCGTCGCTCGCTCCGTTTCTCATAGCAGAAAGGAAGTCTATGAGGTCGTTGTTCCTCAACAAGCAAGTTTTAAACTTGCCATCGGAGGTCACCCTCAGTCTCGTGCAGTTGGCGCAGAAGACAGTGTTGTGCATCGCCCTAACGACTTCAACCTCTGCTATGCCGTAGTCGGTCGGGATGAAGTACTTCTTCCTCCGGTGCATCCTCCTTTCCTTAGTTTCGACGGCGAGCTTCTCCAGCTTCTCTTCAACGGGCTTGAGCGGGTAGAAGTACTTCCTGAAAAATGCCGTCTCGGCCATCTCCCTTGGCGCTTCAAGCTCTATAAGCTGAAGGATGGTTCCAGTCTTAGCCGCGAATTCCACCATGTCCCAGATTTCACCGTCGTTCAGGCCCTTCATGACGGTCATGTTGAGTTTAACTGGCGAGAGGTATTTCACCGCTTCCTCGATGCCCTCAAGAACGGCCTCAAGCCCATCAACGCCGGTTATCCTTTTGTAAACCTCCGGCTTTAAGCTGTGAAGCGATACGTTCACCCTGTCGAGGCCTGCTTTGGCCAGCGGCTTCGCCAGCTCCTTCAGTCTACTCCCGTTAGTAGTCATGCTGAGGTCGATGACGTAGGGCTTTATTCTCTTCACGATTTCAAGTATATCCTCTCTGACTGTCGGTTCCCCGCCCGTGAGCTTGACCTTTCTTATTCCGAGCCTTGATGCGATTCTAACGAGGCGCTCTATCTCCTCTGGAGTGAGCTCGTTTTTCGCCAGAAACCTCTGGCCTTCCCGGTGACAGAAGAAGCAACGGTAATTGCACTCCTGCGTGAGCGAAATCCTGAGGTTCGTTACTGGCCTGCCGAAGCGGTCGTAGAGCACTTCGTCCACCCATTTGTATTATGAAGGGGCTTAAAAAAGGATTTCGGTTAAGCGTTTCTGTTTTCCCAAGATTGCCTCCCCTCAATGGAAAAGTAAAAGTAGTGGTAGTTGCAACTTAGGATTAGGGGGTGCCGATGGACGTTGATGAACTGAAGGCCAGGCTCGGTGATTTTGAGGGGATGCATTCGTCCTTTGAGGAGGTCTTTTCACGGCTCTATGAACCGGAAGAGGAGCCCACGGAGGTTGTGAGGAAGCTTCACTCTTTGTCGGCAAAAAAGCTTGAGTTAGCCTCTCACCTCTACAAGGAACTATCCGCAATAGGTGGAAGGGTCGAAGATCTCGCTAAGGAACTTTACAAGAACGAGCATCAGATGAAGTTCCGCCTTGAAGAAGTGATGTCCCTTCTTGGGCGCGACGACTATGAGGGCAGGGCGAGGCTTAAGGCCGCTTTGGACAGGCTGGTTCAGTTCCACAGGCTCTACGATTATGCCATCCGGAAGGCCCTGAGTGAGCTTTCTGCCGAGGTTGAAGGTCTGACGCTCCTAGGCGAAAACCAAAAAAAGGTTCCAGTCAGCATACTTGAGGAGCTTAGAAAAACTAAAGCAATTGAGAGCCAGCTTGAGACCCTCAAGAGGTTCCTTTACAGGCTTTACGTTCACCCCTCGGACGTTCACAGGGTCGAGCAGGCCCTAAGGGAGTGGCACGCAAAAGGCCTGCTCTGGGTCGAGGCGAGAAACGTTGAGAAGGCCAGCGGAGTGAGAGAGGCTGGCGAGATACTTGAGGGACTCGCGCTCATTGGGGTAATCGAGAAAAAGGATAGGGGTGGTGAAAGTGTCTACAGACACAAGGCCTACAGTCAGAATTAGGGGAATATACAGCACTGCCCTGACGAAACTCTTCCTCGACAGGGGGTTCGGCATCAGCCAGCCCAGCAACAAGATCGTCGAGCGCTTCGGCCTCGAGAAGACCTACGACGACTTCGACGTTGACATCTACGATAAGAAGGACAGACACGGGGTTGTGCTCGTTGGGGATGCCGTTGAAGAGGCCAAGAAGGTCCTTGAAGAGGAACTTATTGACGTCTTTTTTAGAAGGCTCCCGTACCAGCTCTACGGCATATACAAGGGACTTGTTGTGAAAATCGACGAAAAGTACGTTTACGTTGACCTGGGAAGTGCCATTGGTACAATCCCAAGGAAGGATCTTCCGAAGGCCGTTGAAGGCGATGAGATACTCGTCCAGGTCAAGAAGCACAACCTCCTTCCACACCTCAGCACCACCCTCACGATACCGGGGGACTACGCTGTCCTCATACCGAAGCCCATAGGGGCACAGAGGCACGTTAAGATATCGAGGAAGATAAGGGACAACCAGGAGCGTGAGAGGCTCAGGATTCTGGGTCTCAGCATAGACCTCGGCAAGTGGGGAGTCCTCTGGAGGACTGCAGCCGCTTACAAGGACTGGAACCTTCTCAGGGACGAGATAGTGAGGCTCTCCAAGCTCGCCGACAGGCTGGCAAAGGCCGACACGTACTTTGCACCTTCCCTGATAATCGAGGGCAGGAACATATATGAAGTGGAGTTCGGAGGAGGAGCGAAGAGAAAGCTCGACGAGATAAGGAACAAGGTCGTCCCAACCGTTGATGGCCACCACCAGCTCAAGGCCAAAGACCCGGAGCTTGGCTTTGCCGTCGAGATAGCCGAGGGAATACTCTCAAAGGTACCTGGCCAGAGGGTCAAGGTTAACCAGGGCTTCTGGGAGGCGCTCGTGGAGAACAAAGGGCCTAAGAAGGGCTGGCTCTTCACCCTTGAGCACGTCAAGCCCGATGGGCAGAGGATTAGGCTAGGGCCTGGAGAGGTCTTGGAGGTCTCCCACAACCCGCTTAGGGTCACAATAAAGAGACACCTCAAGCCGGGCAAGTTCTACGACGGCCTTGAGCTTCCGATTGAGTTTGGAGATTATGCCATAACCGAGCTCGAAGCTGGAAAGTGGTGGTTCGTGCACAGGTATTACGACAAGAACGGCAACCTGAAGGGAGAGTACTACAACATAAACACGCCCGTTGAGATATATCCTGACGGGGCTCGCTACGTTGACCTCGAAGTTGATATAGTTAAGTGGCCGGACGGCAAGAAGGAGATAATCGATCAGGAGGAGCTCAAGGAGCACTACGAAGAGGGCATCATCAGCGAGAAGCTCTACCGCGCCGTGCTCAGGATAACGCAGGAGGTATTTGAGAGGGTTTAAGGCAGGGTCTTGATTTCCAGCTTTTCAGCCTCTTTTTTCAGCCTTTTATCGTATGTTGCCAGTCTCTTGAAGTCCTCTGCCGTGGCTAGTATTACCATGTCATTGAACCGCTTTGGGTTTCTGGTGAGTTCTAGCGCGCGTTTCGTGTACTTCCCAGTGTCGCAGATAACCCGCGTCCTTGGGCTGTTTAGGATTGAGGAGATGACGTTATTTATTTCCTCGCTTTTGTACCCTTCTTCCCTGAAAAACCAGTAGAGCTCGTAGAGGACAATGCTCGGAACTATCCATCTTTCCAGCCCTGCCAGCAGTTTCCTCGCCTCTGCGTTGAACTCTGAGTCCCGTAGGGTGGCGTATATGAAGACGTTGGTGTCTATTACCGTCACTCATCCTCACCCTGGCCCTTTCTTATGGCTTCCTCGATGTCCTCGATCTTCAGTCCCTTTCCGCCGGGTAGCAGGGGAAGTTCGAGGTCGCTCTTTTTTATCACGGCTTTCCCATCTTCGATCTCGATGACAAGAACGTCCCCCACCTTGATGCCCAGCTTCTTCCTGATATCGCTTGGGATAGTAATCTGATAGTTCCTAGTTACCTTTGTGATCCCCATAGTCTCACCGGATTATAGTAGAAATAAGGGACGTAAAAACGTTGCGGTGGAAACCTTAGCATCCCTTTGCGCTCTAAAGTCTGGAACTACACGATAGGCGGCTACCGCGTCGTCGAGAAGTACCTGAAGGGCAG
This sequence is a window from Thermococcus kodakarensis KOD1. Protein-coding genes within it:
- a CDS encoding DUF835 domain-containing protein, which encodes MVNPINFNGFIAGWLLLLGALIGIYRALYYYKRVPEPGKSLAKRTLISLLFFGLGSVSAIIDSLTPRPLWFLMVIFYTLSYAAILSTIFLSLRAVATSIEKPEGVKERSTAQKTPERNETREKELPLHGGYSLRKEPSAQLFHILKEVSSGLIVVSRKSREEWVEKFGVQPDEFLWLSRADVENSIDPSKLHVIQGKILQFMEQRGPVVVYFDGLEYLTLYNDFPAVAKFLFAVKDMVMIKNSLMLIHLPEGIFDKKQEIILLREFEEINEEELIKKLSQALSPERAEEIALFGVLPPATKSGDAKDASDKSPEEGGRATKEEAQEAEPLRREEKAKE
- the moaA gene encoding GTP 3',8-cyclase MoaA; this encodes MLYDRFGRPVTNLRISLTQECNYRCFFCHREGQRFLAKNELTPEEIERLVRIASRLGIRKVKLTGGEPTVREDILEIVKRIKPYVIDLSMTTNGSRLKELAKPLAKAGLDRVNVSLHSLKPEVYKRITGVDGLEAVLEGIEEAVKYLSPVKLNMTVMKGLNDGEIWDMVEFAAKTGTILQLIELEAPREMAETAFFRKYFYPLKPVEEKLEKLAVETKERRMHRRKKYFIPTDYGIAEVEVVRAMHNTVFCANCTRLRVTSDGKFKTCLLRNNDLIDFLSAMRNGASDEEIVEIFKRAVLMREPYWK
- a CDS encoding DUF402 domain-containing protein, translated to MSTDTRPTVRIRGIYSTALTKLFLDRGFGISQPSNKIVERFGLEKTYDDFDVDIYDKKDRHGVVLVGDAVEEAKKVLEEELIDVFFRRLPYQLYGIYKGLVVKIDEKYVYVDLGSAIGTIPRKDLPKAVEGDEILVQVKKHNLLPHLSTTLTIPGDYAVLIPKPIGAQRHVKISRKIRDNQERERLRILGLSIDLGKWGVLWRTAAAYKDWNLLRDEIVRLSKLADRLAKADTYFAPSLIIEGRNIYEVEFGGGAKRKLDEIRNKVVPTVDGHHQLKAKDPELGFAVEIAEGILSKVPGQRVKVNQGFWEALVENKGPKKGWLFTLEHVKPDGQRIRLGPGEVLEVSHNPLRVTIKRHLKPGKFYDGLELPIEFGDYAITELEAGKWWFVHRYYDKNGNLKGEYYNINTPVEIYPDGARYVDLEVDIVKWPDGKKEIIDQEELKEHYEEGIISEKLYRAVLRITQEVFERV
- a CDS encoding PIN domain-containing protein — its product is MTVIDTNVFIYATLRDSEFNAEARKLLAGLERWIVPSIVLYELYWFFREEGYKSEEINNVISSILNSPRTRVICDTGKYTKRALELTRNPKRFNDMVILATAEDFKRLATYDKRLKKEAEKLEIKTLP
- a CDS encoding AbrB/MazE/SpoVT family DNA-binding domain-containing protein, coding for MGITKVTRNYQITIPSDIRKKLGIKVGDVLVIEIEDGKAVIKKSDLELPLLPGGKGLKIEDIEEAIRKGQGEDE